From Rhododendron vialii isolate Sample 1 chromosome 10a, ASM3025357v1, the proteins below share one genomic window:
- the LOC131303456 gene encoding uncharacterized protein LOC131303456 isoform X1 has protein sequence MDRQRNVGRDSAVLSALGLKTMSKALFGSNLTAKEKTIKEGKSKMDCCNDDEEYQLCEDEEGMSSREDVASSRFQANKAEMDAKLKEQSQANVIDLLSKEHVSVNVLGKRSVFLRNTGVPRTPPHRLCELCIIGAT, from the exons ATGGACAGACAGAGAAACGTTGGACGAGACTCAGCAGTGCTATCTGCTTTGGGATTAAAGACCATGTCAAAGGCATTATTTGGTTCAAATCTGACAGCCAAGGAAAAAACTATCAAGGAGGGAAAGAGCAAGATGGATTGTTGCAATGATGATGAGGAGTATCAATTGTGTGAGGATGAGGAAGGGATGAGCTCTCGCGAAGATGTTGCATCTTCCAGGTTTCAGGCAAATAAG GCTGAAATGGATGCTAAGCTTAAAGAACAATCACAAGCCAATGTTATTGATTTGTTGTCCAAAGAACATGTTTCTGTCAACGTGCTTGGGAAGCGATCGGTTTTTTTAAGGAATACGGGAGTCCCAAGGACACCCCCTCATcggttatgtgaactgtgtattattGGGGCTACGTGA
- the LOC131303456 gene encoding uncharacterized protein LOC131303456 isoform X2 codes for MDRQRNVGRDSAVLSALGLKTMSKALFGSNLTAKEKTIKEGKSKMDCCNDDEEYQLCEDEEGMSSREDVASSRFQANKVILLIWRLLCSLGFIYIHHHFAAVRLCA; via the exons ATGGACAGACAGAGAAACGTTGGACGAGACTCAGCAGTGCTATCTGCTTTGGGATTAAAGACCATGTCAAAGGCATTATTTGGTTCAAATCTGACAGCCAAGGAAAAAACTATCAAGGAGGGAAAGAGCAAGATGGATTGTTGCAATGATGATGAGGAGTATCAATTGTGTGAGGATGAGGAAGGGATGAGCTCTCGCGAAGATGTTGCATCTTCCAGGTTTCAGGCAAATAAG GTTATCCTTTTAATATGGCGACTGTTGTGTTCACTTGGTTTCATTTATATCCATCATCATTTTGCTGCTGTCAGACTGTGTGCCTAA
- the LOC131303457 gene encoding protein PHLOEM PROTEIN 2-LIKE A2-like gives MEDNETSGEDIEVAKLLAVCWIDIKGYVRIINLSPGTVYEIVFEVKKFDGRMNSDFSFDLVIKPQHSKALTRTESFEGKPLEKWFELLVGEFMMSPEYVGNMEFGLEQHDGSWKSGLVVKCAIIRPKEVAT, from the exons ATGGAAGATAACGAAACAAG TGGGGAAGACATTGAAGTGGCTAAGCTATTGGCTGTTTGTTGGATAGACATCAAAGGCTATGTCCGAATAATTAATCTCTCTCCAGGAACTGTGTACGAAATCGTATTTGAAGTGAAGAAATTTGATGGCCGGATGAACTCAGACTTCAGTTTTGATCTTGTCATCAAACCCCAGCACTCGAAAGCTTTGACGCGCACTGAAAGTTTTGAAGGAAAGCCTTTGGAGAAATGGTTTGAGTTGCTGGTAGGTGAGTTCATGATGTCACCAGAGTACGTTGGAAACATGGAATTCGGTTTGGAGCAGCATGATGGGAGCTGGAAGAGTGGGCTTGTCGTGAAATGTGCTATCATTCGACCTAAAGAAGTAGCCACATGA